In Caretta caretta isolate rCarCar2 chromosome 18, rCarCar1.hap1, whole genome shotgun sequence, a single genomic region encodes these proteins:
- the LOC125624290 gene encoding anoctamin-7-like isoform X1, with protein sequence MIRKKRSEAGAQDASLLIALDKSRSRLSSDSSGTIYNGVPYGGFEEEDKDDPIYVYADEGYSPNVRGNYFRDGQTQIDFVLVWEEKVRPPKKRRGKLARDDRTDGHREHWKRKFLNNLRNAGLLMEKEEMRSERKTIHYLKLSAPWDVLVYYAEELCMRAPLQAQPSPDWNSSAGVLGSLCIPNLLHQHVPNQPVDYYTCAFRRSKLDKFLGSDSRDSYFSNTQRHRIVYEILARTIYGKRKRAEIGINRLLNERVYAAAFPLHEGPFETPESEVPDDALNPRQVLYRFWAQWGCWYRYQPLDHIREYFGEKIAIYFAWLGFYTAWLLPAAAVGTMIFLAGLFAMGTNTPAQEICESGGQFLMCPLCETCETWNISEICPMAKVGYLFDHPGTVFFSVFMSFWAVTFLEYWKRKSATLAHHWDCMDFQEEEERPRPEFAAMAPWMEQNPITGVKEPYFPRRDRLSRVLTGSMAIVIMLCVVIIFLVSVIMYRGIVSVMMYHTGNAILMTQAGNIANISSTLVNLVLILLMSQVYTSLAEKLTRWEMHRTQTLHEDAFTFKVFIFQFVNFYSSPFYVAFFKGRFVGYPGQYGTLLGLRNEECGPGGCLIELAQQLFIIMVGKQIIGNIQEFVIPKLKAWQQKRKLARVRGTQISQEPPRWEEDYELIECEGLFDEYLEMVLQFGFITIFVAAFPLAPLFALLNNWVEIRLDAQKFVCEYRRPVAYRTQDIGVWFLILEVLAQISVVVNAFLIAFTSDFLPRLLYQYEHESQLQGYVNFTLAYSPPCYMATGNHTLCRYKAFRDANGNYTLFYWKLLAIRLGFIIAFEHVVFFFLRLIDWLVPDVPGSLELTIKRERYLAKQALADNQEVLLTCSKQPFIQQHELAAPAGSSSRGLDRWEGRAGLDQGPSTLDQVTCHWQGPRSCAEGPGRQQWPINAPRMTFDLQSARTRLDELGDMCLAWVSLMRQLACVEYPKSGGGTWSCRCAPG encoded by the exons ATGATCCGGAAGAAGAGGTCGGAGGCAGGCGCTCAGGATGCCAGCCTGCTCATCGCCCTGGACAAAAGCCGCTCCCGCCTGTCCAGCGACTCCTCCGGCACCATCTACAACGGGGTGCCCTACGGCGGCTTC GAGGAAGAGGACAAGGACGATCCCATCTACGTGTACGCTGACGAAGGCTACAGCCCCAACGTCAGGGGCAACTACTTCCGAGATGGGCAAACCCAGATTG ACTTCGTGCTGGTCTGGGAGGAGAAGGTGCGCCCCCCgaagaagaggagggggaagctGGCCAGAGACGACCGGACAGACGGGCACCGCGAGCACTGGAAGAGGAAGTTCCTCAACAACCTGAGAAATGCCGGGCTGCTGATGGAGAAG GAGGAGATGCGGAGCGAGCGGAAGACCATCCACTACCTGAAGCTGAGCGCCCCGTGGGACGTGCTGGTGTACTATGCCGAGGAGCTGTGCATGCGAGCCCCCCTGCAG gcccagcccagcccggactGGAACAGCTCCGCCGGGGTCCTGGGGAGTCTGTGCATCCCCAACCTGCTGCACCAGCACGTCCCCAACCAGCCCGTGGACTATTACACCTGCGCCTTCCGACGGTCCAAGCTGGACAA GTTCCTGGGCAGCGACTCCCGGGACTCCTACTTCAGCAACACCCAGCGACATCGCATc GTCTATGAGATCCTGGCTCGCACCATCTACGGGAAGCGGAAACGCGCCGAGATCGGGATCAACCGGCTGCTGAACGAACGGGTGTACGCTGCTGCCTTCCCACTGCACGAG GGCCCCTTCGAGACGCCTGAGTCTGAGGTCCCCGATGACGCCCTGAACCCTCGCCAAGTCCTCTACCGCTTCTGGGCCCAGTGGGGTTGCTGGTACCGGTACCAGCCACTGGATCACATCCGCGAGTACTTCGGGGAGAAGATTGCCATCTACTTCGCCTGGCTGG GCTTCTACACAGCCTGGCTGCTCCCTGCTGCGGCCGTGGGCACCATGATCTTCCTCGCAGGCCTGTTTGCCATGGGAACCAACACGCCAGC GCAGGAGATCTGTGAGAGCGGAGGCCAGTTCCTCATGTGTCCGCTCTGCGAAACGTGTGAGACCTGGAACATCTCGGAGATCTGCCCCATGGCTAAG GTCGGGTACCTGTTTGATCACCCCGGGACGGTTTTCTTCAGCGTCTTCATGTCCTTCTGGGCCGTGACCTTCCTGGAGTACTGGAAGAGGAAAAGCGCCACGCTGGCTCACCACTGGGACTGCATGGACTtccaagaggaggag GAGCGGCCCAGGCCTGAGTTCGCTGCCATGGCCCCATGGATGGAGCAGAACCCTATCACGGGGGTGAAGGAGCCATACTTCCCGAGGCGGGACCGTCTCTCCCGTGTCCTGACGGGCTCCATGGCCATTGTCATCATG CTGTGCGTGGTGATTATCTTCCTGGTCTCCGTGATCATGTACCGGGGCATCGTCAGCGTGATGATGTATCACACGGGCAACGCCATTCTCATGACCCAG GCTGGGAACATAGCGAACATCAGCAGCACCCTGGTGAACCTGGTGCTGATCCTCCTCATGAGCCAGGTCTACACCTCCCTGGCGGAGAAGCTCACCCGGTGGG AGATGCACCGGACCCAGACCCTGCATGAGGACGCCTTCACCTTCAAAGTCTTCATCTTCCAGTTCGTCAACTTCTACTCCTCCCCCTTCTACGTGGCCTTCTTCAAAGGCAG GTTTGTGGGGTACCCTGGGCAGTACGGTACGCTGCTCGGCCTGAGGAACGAGGAG TGCGGCCCCGGGGGGTGCCTGATCGAATTGGCGCAGCAGCTGTTCATCATCATGGTGGGGAAGCAGATCATCGGCAACATCCAGGAGTTCGTCATCCC CAAGCTGAAGGCCTGGCAGCAGAAGCGCAAGCTGGCCAGGGTGCGGGGCACGCAGATCAGCCAGGAGCCCCCGCGATGGGAAGAGGACTACGAGCTGATCGAGTGCGAGGGGCTCTTTGATGAGTACCTGGAGATGG TGCTGCAGTTCGGGTTCATCACGATCTTCGTGGCTGCCTTCCCGCTGGCCCCGCTCTTTGCCCTGCTTAATAACTGGGTGGAGATCCGTCTGGACGCCCAGAAGTTTGTGTGCGAGTACCGGCGCCCGGTGGCCTACCGCACCCAGGACATCGGGGTCTGGTTCCTCATCCTGGAGGTCCTGGCTCAGATCTCCGTCGTCGTCAAC GCCTTCCTCATCGCCTTCACCTCGGACTTCCTGCCCCGGCTCCTCTACCAGTACGAGCACGAGAGCCAGTTGCAGGGCTACGTCAACTTCACCTTGGCCTACTCCCCCCCGTGCTACATGGCCACCGGCAACCACACCCTGTGCAG GTACAAAGCCTTCCGGGATGCCAATGGGAACTACACCCTCTTCTACTGGAAGCTGCTGGCCATCCGCCTGGGCTTCATCATCGCTTTCGAG caCGTTGTCTTTTTCTTCCTGCGCCTCATCGACTGGCTGGTGCCTGATGTCCCGGGGTCACTGGAGCTGACGATCAAGCGAGAGCGCTACTTAGCCAAGCAGGCACTGGCCGATAACCAGGAGGTGCTGCTGACG TGCAGCAAGCAGCCTTTCATCCAGCAGCATGAGCTAGCCGCGCCGGCAGGGAGCAGCTCCCGGGGGCTTGACAGATGGGAAGGCAGAGCTGGCCTGGACCAGGGACCCTCCACACTTGATCAGGTGACTTGCCACTGGCAGGGTCCACGGAGCTGTGCAGAGGGGCCAGGAAGGCAGCAGTGGCCCATCAATGCCCCACGGATGACCTTCGACCTCCAGAGTGCCAGGACGAGGCTCGACGAACTCGGAGACATGTGCCTGGCCTGGGTGTCACTAATGAGGCAGCTGGCCTGTGTGGAGTATCCCAAGTCCGGAGGAGGAACCTGGAGCTGCCGGTGTGCTCCTGGTTGA
- the LOC125624290 gene encoding anoctamin-7-like isoform X3: MIRKKRSEAGAQDASLLIALDKSRSRLSSDSSGTIYNGVPYGGFEEEDKDDPIYVYADEGYSPNVRGNYFRDGQTQIDFVLVWEEKVRPPKKRRGKLARDDRTDGHREHWKRKFLNNLRNAGLLMEKEEMRSERKTIHYLKLSAPWDVLVYYAEELCMRAPLQAQPSPDWNSSAGVLGSLCIPNLLHQHVPNQPVDYYTCAFRRSKLDKFLGSDSRDSYFSNTQRHRIVYEILARTIYGKRKRAEIGINRLLNERVYAAAFPLHEGPFETPESEVPDDALNPRQVLYRFWAQWGCWYRYQPLDHIREYFGEKIAIYFAWLGFYTAWLLPAAAVGTMIFLAGLFAMGTNTPAQEICESGGQFLMCPLCETCETWNISEICPMAKVGYLFDHPGTVFFSVFMSFWAVTFLEYWKRKSATLAHHWDCMDFQEEEERPRPEFAAMAPWMEQNPITGVKEPYFPRRDRLSRVLTGSMAIVIMLCVVIIFLVSVIMYRGIVSVMMYHTGNAILMTQAGNIANISSTLVNLVLILLMSQVYTSLAEKLTRWEMHRTQTLHEDAFTFKVFIFQFVNFYSSPFYVAFFKGRFVGYPGQYGTLLGLRNEECGPGGCLIELAQQLFIIMVGKQIIGNIQEFVIPKLKAWQQKRKLARVRGTQISQEPPRWEEDYELIECEGLFDEYLEMVLQFGFITIFVAAFPLAPLFALLNNWVEIRLDAQKFVCEYRRPVAYRTQDIGVWFLILEVLAQISVVVNAFLIAFTSDFLPRLLYQYEHESQLQGYVNFTLAYSPPCYMATGNHTLCRYKAFRDANGNYTLFYWKLLAIRLGFIIAFEHVVFFFLRLIDWLVPDVPGSLELTIKRERYLAKQALADNQEVLLTVSRESASPASSLSSSSMS, translated from the exons ATGATCCGGAAGAAGAGGTCGGAGGCAGGCGCTCAGGATGCCAGCCTGCTCATCGCCCTGGACAAAAGCCGCTCCCGCCTGTCCAGCGACTCCTCCGGCACCATCTACAACGGGGTGCCCTACGGCGGCTTC GAGGAAGAGGACAAGGACGATCCCATCTACGTGTACGCTGACGAAGGCTACAGCCCCAACGTCAGGGGCAACTACTTCCGAGATGGGCAAACCCAGATTG ACTTCGTGCTGGTCTGGGAGGAGAAGGTGCGCCCCCCgaagaagaggagggggaagctGGCCAGAGACGACCGGACAGACGGGCACCGCGAGCACTGGAAGAGGAAGTTCCTCAACAACCTGAGAAATGCCGGGCTGCTGATGGAGAAG GAGGAGATGCGGAGCGAGCGGAAGACCATCCACTACCTGAAGCTGAGCGCCCCGTGGGACGTGCTGGTGTACTATGCCGAGGAGCTGTGCATGCGAGCCCCCCTGCAG gcccagcccagcccggactGGAACAGCTCCGCCGGGGTCCTGGGGAGTCTGTGCATCCCCAACCTGCTGCACCAGCACGTCCCCAACCAGCCCGTGGACTATTACACCTGCGCCTTCCGACGGTCCAAGCTGGACAA GTTCCTGGGCAGCGACTCCCGGGACTCCTACTTCAGCAACACCCAGCGACATCGCATc GTCTATGAGATCCTGGCTCGCACCATCTACGGGAAGCGGAAACGCGCCGAGATCGGGATCAACCGGCTGCTGAACGAACGGGTGTACGCTGCTGCCTTCCCACTGCACGAG GGCCCCTTCGAGACGCCTGAGTCTGAGGTCCCCGATGACGCCCTGAACCCTCGCCAAGTCCTCTACCGCTTCTGGGCCCAGTGGGGTTGCTGGTACCGGTACCAGCCACTGGATCACATCCGCGAGTACTTCGGGGAGAAGATTGCCATCTACTTCGCCTGGCTGG GCTTCTACACAGCCTGGCTGCTCCCTGCTGCGGCCGTGGGCACCATGATCTTCCTCGCAGGCCTGTTTGCCATGGGAACCAACACGCCAGC GCAGGAGATCTGTGAGAGCGGAGGCCAGTTCCTCATGTGTCCGCTCTGCGAAACGTGTGAGACCTGGAACATCTCGGAGATCTGCCCCATGGCTAAG GTCGGGTACCTGTTTGATCACCCCGGGACGGTTTTCTTCAGCGTCTTCATGTCCTTCTGGGCCGTGACCTTCCTGGAGTACTGGAAGAGGAAAAGCGCCACGCTGGCTCACCACTGGGACTGCATGGACTtccaagaggaggag GAGCGGCCCAGGCCTGAGTTCGCTGCCATGGCCCCATGGATGGAGCAGAACCCTATCACGGGGGTGAAGGAGCCATACTTCCCGAGGCGGGACCGTCTCTCCCGTGTCCTGACGGGCTCCATGGCCATTGTCATCATG CTGTGCGTGGTGATTATCTTCCTGGTCTCCGTGATCATGTACCGGGGCATCGTCAGCGTGATGATGTATCACACGGGCAACGCCATTCTCATGACCCAG GCTGGGAACATAGCGAACATCAGCAGCACCCTGGTGAACCTGGTGCTGATCCTCCTCATGAGCCAGGTCTACACCTCCCTGGCGGAGAAGCTCACCCGGTGGG AGATGCACCGGACCCAGACCCTGCATGAGGACGCCTTCACCTTCAAAGTCTTCATCTTCCAGTTCGTCAACTTCTACTCCTCCCCCTTCTACGTGGCCTTCTTCAAAGGCAG GTTTGTGGGGTACCCTGGGCAGTACGGTACGCTGCTCGGCCTGAGGAACGAGGAG TGCGGCCCCGGGGGGTGCCTGATCGAATTGGCGCAGCAGCTGTTCATCATCATGGTGGGGAAGCAGATCATCGGCAACATCCAGGAGTTCGTCATCCC CAAGCTGAAGGCCTGGCAGCAGAAGCGCAAGCTGGCCAGGGTGCGGGGCACGCAGATCAGCCAGGAGCCCCCGCGATGGGAAGAGGACTACGAGCTGATCGAGTGCGAGGGGCTCTTTGATGAGTACCTGGAGATGG TGCTGCAGTTCGGGTTCATCACGATCTTCGTGGCTGCCTTCCCGCTGGCCCCGCTCTTTGCCCTGCTTAATAACTGGGTGGAGATCCGTCTGGACGCCCAGAAGTTTGTGTGCGAGTACCGGCGCCCGGTGGCCTACCGCACCCAGGACATCGGGGTCTGGTTCCTCATCCTGGAGGTCCTGGCTCAGATCTCCGTCGTCGTCAAC GCCTTCCTCATCGCCTTCACCTCGGACTTCCTGCCCCGGCTCCTCTACCAGTACGAGCACGAGAGCCAGTTGCAGGGCTACGTCAACTTCACCTTGGCCTACTCCCCCCCGTGCTACATGGCCACCGGCAACCACACCCTGTGCAG GTACAAAGCCTTCCGGGATGCCAATGGGAACTACACCCTCTTCTACTGGAAGCTGCTGGCCATCCGCCTGGGCTTCATCATCGCTTTCGAG caCGTTGTCTTTTTCTTCCTGCGCCTCATCGACTGGCTGGTGCCTGATGTCCCGGGGTCACTGGAGCTGACGATCAAGCGAGAGCGCTACTTAGCCAAGCAGGCACTGGCCGATAACCAGGAGGTGCTGCTGACGGTGAGTCGCGAGTCAGCTTCGCCAG CAAGCAGCCTTTCATCCAGCAGCATGAGCTAG
- the LOC125624290 gene encoding anoctamin-7-like isoform X4, giving the protein MIRKKRSEAGAQDASLLIALDKSRSRLSSDSSGTIYNGVPYGGFEEEDKDDPIYVYADEGYSPNVRGNYFRDGQTQIDFVLVWEEKVRPPKKRRGKLARDDRTDGHREHWKRKFLNNLRNAGLLMEKEEMRSERKTIHYLKLSAPWDVLVYYAEELCMRAPLQAQPSPDWNSSAGVLGSLCIPNLLHQHVPNQPVDYYTCAFRRSKLDKFLGSDSRDSYFSNTQRHRIVYEILARTIYGKRKRAEIGINRLLNERVYAAAFPLHEGPFETPESEVPDDALNPRQVLYRFWAQWGCWYRYQPLDHIREYFGEKIAIYFAWLGFYTAWLLPAAAVGTMIFLAGLFAMGTNTPAQEICESGGQFLMCPLCETCETWNISEICPMAKVGYLFDHPGTVFFSVFMSFWAVTFLEYWKRKSATLAHHWDCMDFQEEEERPRPEFAAMAPWMEQNPITGVKEPYFPRRDRLSRVLTGSMAIVIMLCVVIIFLVSVIMYRGIVSVMMYHTGNAILMTQAGNIANISSTLVNLVLILLMSQVYTSLAEKLTRWEMHRTQTLHEDAFTFKVFIFQFVNFYSSPFYVAFFKGRFVGYPGQYGTLLGLRNEECGPGGCLIELAQQLFIIMVGKQIIGNIQEFVIPKLKAWQQKRKLARVRGTQISQEPPRWEEDYELIECEGLFDEYLEMVLQFGFITIFVAAFPLAPLFALLNNWVEIRLDAQKFVCEYRRPVAYRTQDIGVWFLILEVLAQISVVVNAFLIAFTSDFLPRLLYQYEHESQLQGYVNFTLAYSPPCYMATGNHTLCRYKAFRDANGNYTLFYWKLLAIRLGFIIAFEHVVFFFLRLIDWLVPDVPGSLELTIKRERYLAKQALADNQEVLLTQAAFHPAA; this is encoded by the exons ATGATCCGGAAGAAGAGGTCGGAGGCAGGCGCTCAGGATGCCAGCCTGCTCATCGCCCTGGACAAAAGCCGCTCCCGCCTGTCCAGCGACTCCTCCGGCACCATCTACAACGGGGTGCCCTACGGCGGCTTC GAGGAAGAGGACAAGGACGATCCCATCTACGTGTACGCTGACGAAGGCTACAGCCCCAACGTCAGGGGCAACTACTTCCGAGATGGGCAAACCCAGATTG ACTTCGTGCTGGTCTGGGAGGAGAAGGTGCGCCCCCCgaagaagaggagggggaagctGGCCAGAGACGACCGGACAGACGGGCACCGCGAGCACTGGAAGAGGAAGTTCCTCAACAACCTGAGAAATGCCGGGCTGCTGATGGAGAAG GAGGAGATGCGGAGCGAGCGGAAGACCATCCACTACCTGAAGCTGAGCGCCCCGTGGGACGTGCTGGTGTACTATGCCGAGGAGCTGTGCATGCGAGCCCCCCTGCAG gcccagcccagcccggactGGAACAGCTCCGCCGGGGTCCTGGGGAGTCTGTGCATCCCCAACCTGCTGCACCAGCACGTCCCCAACCAGCCCGTGGACTATTACACCTGCGCCTTCCGACGGTCCAAGCTGGACAA GTTCCTGGGCAGCGACTCCCGGGACTCCTACTTCAGCAACACCCAGCGACATCGCATc GTCTATGAGATCCTGGCTCGCACCATCTACGGGAAGCGGAAACGCGCCGAGATCGGGATCAACCGGCTGCTGAACGAACGGGTGTACGCTGCTGCCTTCCCACTGCACGAG GGCCCCTTCGAGACGCCTGAGTCTGAGGTCCCCGATGACGCCCTGAACCCTCGCCAAGTCCTCTACCGCTTCTGGGCCCAGTGGGGTTGCTGGTACCGGTACCAGCCACTGGATCACATCCGCGAGTACTTCGGGGAGAAGATTGCCATCTACTTCGCCTGGCTGG GCTTCTACACAGCCTGGCTGCTCCCTGCTGCGGCCGTGGGCACCATGATCTTCCTCGCAGGCCTGTTTGCCATGGGAACCAACACGCCAGC GCAGGAGATCTGTGAGAGCGGAGGCCAGTTCCTCATGTGTCCGCTCTGCGAAACGTGTGAGACCTGGAACATCTCGGAGATCTGCCCCATGGCTAAG GTCGGGTACCTGTTTGATCACCCCGGGACGGTTTTCTTCAGCGTCTTCATGTCCTTCTGGGCCGTGACCTTCCTGGAGTACTGGAAGAGGAAAAGCGCCACGCTGGCTCACCACTGGGACTGCATGGACTtccaagaggaggag GAGCGGCCCAGGCCTGAGTTCGCTGCCATGGCCCCATGGATGGAGCAGAACCCTATCACGGGGGTGAAGGAGCCATACTTCCCGAGGCGGGACCGTCTCTCCCGTGTCCTGACGGGCTCCATGGCCATTGTCATCATG CTGTGCGTGGTGATTATCTTCCTGGTCTCCGTGATCATGTACCGGGGCATCGTCAGCGTGATGATGTATCACACGGGCAACGCCATTCTCATGACCCAG GCTGGGAACATAGCGAACATCAGCAGCACCCTGGTGAACCTGGTGCTGATCCTCCTCATGAGCCAGGTCTACACCTCCCTGGCGGAGAAGCTCACCCGGTGGG AGATGCACCGGACCCAGACCCTGCATGAGGACGCCTTCACCTTCAAAGTCTTCATCTTCCAGTTCGTCAACTTCTACTCCTCCCCCTTCTACGTGGCCTTCTTCAAAGGCAG GTTTGTGGGGTACCCTGGGCAGTACGGTACGCTGCTCGGCCTGAGGAACGAGGAG TGCGGCCCCGGGGGGTGCCTGATCGAATTGGCGCAGCAGCTGTTCATCATCATGGTGGGGAAGCAGATCATCGGCAACATCCAGGAGTTCGTCATCCC CAAGCTGAAGGCCTGGCAGCAGAAGCGCAAGCTGGCCAGGGTGCGGGGCACGCAGATCAGCCAGGAGCCCCCGCGATGGGAAGAGGACTACGAGCTGATCGAGTGCGAGGGGCTCTTTGATGAGTACCTGGAGATGG TGCTGCAGTTCGGGTTCATCACGATCTTCGTGGCTGCCTTCCCGCTGGCCCCGCTCTTTGCCCTGCTTAATAACTGGGTGGAGATCCGTCTGGACGCCCAGAAGTTTGTGTGCGAGTACCGGCGCCCGGTGGCCTACCGCACCCAGGACATCGGGGTCTGGTTCCTCATCCTGGAGGTCCTGGCTCAGATCTCCGTCGTCGTCAAC GCCTTCCTCATCGCCTTCACCTCGGACTTCCTGCCCCGGCTCCTCTACCAGTACGAGCACGAGAGCCAGTTGCAGGGCTACGTCAACTTCACCTTGGCCTACTCCCCCCCGTGCTACATGGCCACCGGCAACCACACCCTGTGCAG GTACAAAGCCTTCCGGGATGCCAATGGGAACTACACCCTCTTCTACTGGAAGCTGCTGGCCATCCGCCTGGGCTTCATCATCGCTTTCGAG caCGTTGTCTTTTTCTTCCTGCGCCTCATCGACTGGCTGGTGCCTGATGTCCCGGGGTCACTGGAGCTGACGATCAAGCGAGAGCGCTACTTAGCCAAGCAGGCACTGGCCGATAACCAGGAGGTGCTGCTGACG CAAGCAGCCTTTCATCCAGCAGCATGA
- the LOC125624290 gene encoding anoctamin-7-like isoform X2 produces MIRKKRSEAGAQDASLLIALDKSRSRLSSDSSGTIYNGVPYGGFEEEDKDDPIYVYADEGYSPNVRGNYFRDGQTQIDFVLVWEEKVRPPKKRRGKLARDDRTDGHREHWKRKFLNNLRNAGLLMEKEEMRSERKTIHYLKLSAPWDVLVYYAEELCMRAPLQAQPSPDWNSSAGVLGSLCIPNLLHQHVPNQPVDYYTCAFRRSKLDKFLGSDSRDSYFSNTQRHRIVYEILARTIYGKRKRAEIGINRLLNERVYAAAFPLHEGPFETPESEVPDDALNPRQVLYRFWAQWGCWYRYQPLDHIREYFGEKIAIYFAWLGFYTAWLLPAAAVGTMIFLAGLFAMGTNTPAQEICESGGQFLMCPLCETCETWNISEICPMAKVGYLFDHPGTVFFSVFMSFWAVTFLEYWKRKSATLAHHWDCMDFQEEEERPRPEFAAMAPWMEQNPITGVKEPYFPRRDRLSRVLTGSMAIVIMLCVVIIFLVSVIMYRGIVSVMMYHTGNAILMTQAGNIANISSTLVNLVLILLMSQVYTSLAEKLTRWEMHRTQTLHEDAFTFKVFIFQFVNFYSSPFYVAFFKGRFVGYPGQYGTLLGLRNEECGPGGCLIELAQQLFIIMVGKQIIGNIQEFVIPKLKAWQQKRKLARVRGTQISQEPPRWEEDYELIECEGLFDEYLEMVLQFGFITIFVAAFPLAPLFALLNNWVEIRLDAQKFVCEYRRPVAYRTQDIGVWFLILEVLAQISVVVNAFLIAFTSDFLPRLLYQYEHESQLQGYVNFTLAYSPPCYMATGNHTLCRYKAFRDANGNYTLFYWKLLAIRLGFIIAFEHVVFFFLRLIDWLVPDVPGSLELTIKRERYLAKQALADNQEVLLTVSRESASPVQQAAFHPAA; encoded by the exons ATGATCCGGAAGAAGAGGTCGGAGGCAGGCGCTCAGGATGCCAGCCTGCTCATCGCCCTGGACAAAAGCCGCTCCCGCCTGTCCAGCGACTCCTCCGGCACCATCTACAACGGGGTGCCCTACGGCGGCTTC GAGGAAGAGGACAAGGACGATCCCATCTACGTGTACGCTGACGAAGGCTACAGCCCCAACGTCAGGGGCAACTACTTCCGAGATGGGCAAACCCAGATTG ACTTCGTGCTGGTCTGGGAGGAGAAGGTGCGCCCCCCgaagaagaggagggggaagctGGCCAGAGACGACCGGACAGACGGGCACCGCGAGCACTGGAAGAGGAAGTTCCTCAACAACCTGAGAAATGCCGGGCTGCTGATGGAGAAG GAGGAGATGCGGAGCGAGCGGAAGACCATCCACTACCTGAAGCTGAGCGCCCCGTGGGACGTGCTGGTGTACTATGCCGAGGAGCTGTGCATGCGAGCCCCCCTGCAG gcccagcccagcccggactGGAACAGCTCCGCCGGGGTCCTGGGGAGTCTGTGCATCCCCAACCTGCTGCACCAGCACGTCCCCAACCAGCCCGTGGACTATTACACCTGCGCCTTCCGACGGTCCAAGCTGGACAA GTTCCTGGGCAGCGACTCCCGGGACTCCTACTTCAGCAACACCCAGCGACATCGCATc GTCTATGAGATCCTGGCTCGCACCATCTACGGGAAGCGGAAACGCGCCGAGATCGGGATCAACCGGCTGCTGAACGAACGGGTGTACGCTGCTGCCTTCCCACTGCACGAG GGCCCCTTCGAGACGCCTGAGTCTGAGGTCCCCGATGACGCCCTGAACCCTCGCCAAGTCCTCTACCGCTTCTGGGCCCAGTGGGGTTGCTGGTACCGGTACCAGCCACTGGATCACATCCGCGAGTACTTCGGGGAGAAGATTGCCATCTACTTCGCCTGGCTGG GCTTCTACACAGCCTGGCTGCTCCCTGCTGCGGCCGTGGGCACCATGATCTTCCTCGCAGGCCTGTTTGCCATGGGAACCAACACGCCAGC GCAGGAGATCTGTGAGAGCGGAGGCCAGTTCCTCATGTGTCCGCTCTGCGAAACGTGTGAGACCTGGAACATCTCGGAGATCTGCCCCATGGCTAAG GTCGGGTACCTGTTTGATCACCCCGGGACGGTTTTCTTCAGCGTCTTCATGTCCTTCTGGGCCGTGACCTTCCTGGAGTACTGGAAGAGGAAAAGCGCCACGCTGGCTCACCACTGGGACTGCATGGACTtccaagaggaggag GAGCGGCCCAGGCCTGAGTTCGCTGCCATGGCCCCATGGATGGAGCAGAACCCTATCACGGGGGTGAAGGAGCCATACTTCCCGAGGCGGGACCGTCTCTCCCGTGTCCTGACGGGCTCCATGGCCATTGTCATCATG CTGTGCGTGGTGATTATCTTCCTGGTCTCCGTGATCATGTACCGGGGCATCGTCAGCGTGATGATGTATCACACGGGCAACGCCATTCTCATGACCCAG GCTGGGAACATAGCGAACATCAGCAGCACCCTGGTGAACCTGGTGCTGATCCTCCTCATGAGCCAGGTCTACACCTCCCTGGCGGAGAAGCTCACCCGGTGGG AGATGCACCGGACCCAGACCCTGCATGAGGACGCCTTCACCTTCAAAGTCTTCATCTTCCAGTTCGTCAACTTCTACTCCTCCCCCTTCTACGTGGCCTTCTTCAAAGGCAG GTTTGTGGGGTACCCTGGGCAGTACGGTACGCTGCTCGGCCTGAGGAACGAGGAG TGCGGCCCCGGGGGGTGCCTGATCGAATTGGCGCAGCAGCTGTTCATCATCATGGTGGGGAAGCAGATCATCGGCAACATCCAGGAGTTCGTCATCCC CAAGCTGAAGGCCTGGCAGCAGAAGCGCAAGCTGGCCAGGGTGCGGGGCACGCAGATCAGCCAGGAGCCCCCGCGATGGGAAGAGGACTACGAGCTGATCGAGTGCGAGGGGCTCTTTGATGAGTACCTGGAGATGG TGCTGCAGTTCGGGTTCATCACGATCTTCGTGGCTGCCTTCCCGCTGGCCCCGCTCTTTGCCCTGCTTAATAACTGGGTGGAGATCCGTCTGGACGCCCAGAAGTTTGTGTGCGAGTACCGGCGCCCGGTGGCCTACCGCACCCAGGACATCGGGGTCTGGTTCCTCATCCTGGAGGTCCTGGCTCAGATCTCCGTCGTCGTCAAC GCCTTCCTCATCGCCTTCACCTCGGACTTCCTGCCCCGGCTCCTCTACCAGTACGAGCACGAGAGCCAGTTGCAGGGCTACGTCAACTTCACCTTGGCCTACTCCCCCCCGTGCTACATGGCCACCGGCAACCACACCCTGTGCAG GTACAAAGCCTTCCGGGATGCCAATGGGAACTACACCCTCTTCTACTGGAAGCTGCTGGCCATCCGCCTGGGCTTCATCATCGCTTTCGAG caCGTTGTCTTTTTCTTCCTGCGCCTCATCGACTGGCTGGTGCCTGATGTCCCGGGGTCACTGGAGCTGACGATCAAGCGAGAGCGCTACTTAGCCAAGCAGGCACTGGCCGATAACCAGGAGGTGCTGCTGACGGTGAGTCGCGAGTCAGCTTCGCCAG TGCAGCAAGCAGCCTTTCATCCAGCAGCATGA